The Clostridiaceae bacterium HFYG-1003 genome includes a window with the following:
- a CDS encoding MFS transporter, with protein sequence MKTLRQTGIFYGWFIIGASFLIMAIGFGSVYNASSIFIQPVCQDLGFTRSQFNLTMTIRAVVSVVVSLLAGKIFRRFPIMRVMKTAAVILILSFFTYSLADSLSMFYLISVAVSIAQTLVTIIPLSIIISNWFDQGRGAALGLAFMGSGVGGMVLSSLTGIWIQMYGWRAAYQILTVLMVIFLIPSVFLVLRLHPRELGLNPHGVTREGAERFRTSEQEGITLRQAMRSASFWGINLASVLLVVAVNGLMLNVAPHLTDIGYSITFSANMVALIMGSLAMGKFILGKLFDRLGLKPAILIASCANIIALAGLIYAEKYIGLAVTVLFAGVGCAYSTITYSVLTLELYGKKDYRAILGFITAIASLGGIISPVLTGFLYDLTGSYLDSYKISIGFCVIALAIFLMVFGQKKQEKTMPSFQEGERRILTAQSK encoded by the coding sequence ATGAAAACATTACGCCAAACCGGTATTTTTTATGGATGGTTTATTATAGGGGCTTCATTCCTTATCATGGCCATCGGATTCGGCAGCGTGTACAACGCTTCCAGTATTTTCATTCAGCCGGTCTGTCAGGACCTGGGCTTCACCCGTTCACAGTTTAATCTGACCATGACAATCCGGGCAGTTGTCTCAGTGGTGGTGTCTCTCCTGGCGGGAAAGATTTTCAGACGCTTTCCGATCATGAGGGTCATGAAAACAGCTGCGGTCATTCTTATCCTGTCGTTTTTCACCTATTCCCTGGCAGACTCCCTCTCGATGTTCTATCTGATCTCCGTCGCAGTCAGCATTGCACAGACACTGGTCACGATCATCCCGTTGTCCATTATCATCAGCAACTGGTTTGATCAAGGCCGGGGTGCGGCTCTGGGGCTGGCCTTCATGGGCAGCGGAGTCGGCGGCATGGTGCTGAGCTCTCTGACTGGCATCTGGATCCAGATGTACGGCTGGAGAGCAGCGTATCAGATCCTGACGGTGCTGATGGTGATATTTCTGATTCCCAGCGTGTTTCTGGTTTTGCGCCTGCACCCCAGGGAACTGGGGCTGAATCCTCACGGCGTCACCAGAGAGGGGGCGGAACGCTTCCGGACTTCGGAGCAGGAAGGGATTACTCTCAGGCAAGCAATGCGTTCAGCGAGCTTCTGGGGCATCAATCTTGCCTCGGTCCTGCTGGTGGTTGCTGTGAATGGACTGATGCTCAATGTAGCGCCCCATCTGACGGACATCGGCTATTCCATTACCTTCAGTGCCAACATGGTGGCATTGATCATGGGGTCCCTGGCTATGGGTAAATTCATTCTGGGCAAGCTGTTTGACCGCCTCGGACTGAAACCAGCCATACTCATCGCCAGCTGTGCCAATATCATCGCTCTCGCGGGACTGATCTACGCAGAAAAATACATCGGGCTGGCTGTTACGGTATTGTTTGCGGGGGTCGGCTGCGCCTATTCCACGATCACCTACTCCGTCCTAACCCTGGAACTGTACGGAAAAAAGGACTACCGGGCAATTTTGGGCTTTATAACTGCCATAGCGTCTTTGGGCGGCATCATCAGCCCGGTACTGACCGGTTTCCTCTATGATCTGACCGGCAGTTACCTGGACAGCTATAAAATTTCCATCGGCTTCTGCGTGATTGCCCTTGCCATTTTCCTGATGGTGTTCGGACAGAAGAAGCAGGAAAAAACAATGCCGTCCTTTCAGGAGGGGGAACGAAGGATTCTAACAGCCCAGTCGAAATAA
- a CDS encoding YolD-like family protein — MSHPYEDIIDRPHHRSSTRPYMSAHDRAAQFSPFAALTGFESAIHETGRTTDQKVELDESVKADLNDRLILLQEQLNQAPLVTLTYFLPDPRKSGGSYETLTGCIRKIDASGQRLIMEDGTVIPLDDLAALRGELFRSFGP, encoded by the coding sequence ATGAGCCATCCCTATGAAGACATCATCGATCGGCCGCATCATCGCTCCTCGACCCGGCCCTATATGTCAGCCCATGACCGGGCGGCCCAGTTCTCACCCTTCGCCGCTTTGACGGGGTTTGAGTCGGCGATCCATGAAACGGGACGAACAACGGATCAGAAAGTTGAACTGGATGAATCCGTCAAAGCGGACCTGAATGATCGCCTGATCCTGCTGCAGGAGCAGCTGAATCAGGCACCGCTGGTCACCCTGACTTATTTTTTGCCAGACCCCAGGAAATCCGGCGGATCCTATGAAACGCTGACCGGCTGCATCAGAAAGATCGATGCATCGGGACAGCGGCTGATAATGGAAGACGGTACGGTCATACCCCTTGACGATCTGGCTGCCCTGAGGGGAGAGCTCTTCCGAAGCTTCGGACCATGA
- a CDS encoding DNA methylase, which yields MGKQDRVYVAIDLKSFYASVECIERGLDPMTTHLVVADASRTEKTICLAVSPSLKSLGVSGRPRLFEVVQRVKAVNAERQRLAPGGAFTGESIDQVILHALPELAVAYLVAPPRMALYMEYSTRIYEVYLKYVAPEDIHVYSIDEVFLDVTNYLDTCRLSPREMTMRMIRDVLQTTGITATAGIGTNLYLAKIAMDIQAKHITPDENGVRIAELDEMSYRRLLWTHRPITDFWRVGPGYGRKLEANGLYTMGDVSRCSVGKPNDYHNEDLLYRLFGINAELLIDHAWGWEPCTIADIKAYRPGSNSMGSGQVLQSPYPAEKARLILREMTDLLVLDLVDKGLVTDQMVLTIGYDIENLTNPEISRSYRGEITTDRYGRRTPKNAHGSTNLGRQTSSTKGIMDAVMALFDRIVDPNLLVRRVYITANHVTKERPAQPAETYQQMDLFTDYDALQAKQAEEAEKLAREKRMQEAVIGIQKKYGKNAVIKGMNLEEDATTISRNQQIGGHKA from the coding sequence ATGGGAAAACAGGATCGGGTCTATGTGGCGATCGATCTGAAGTCGTTCTATGCATCCGTTGAGTGCATTGAGCGGGGACTGGATCCCATGACCACCCATCTGGTGGTGGCGGATGCCAGTCGGACTGAAAAAACGATCTGTCTGGCCGTTTCCCCCTCCCTGAAATCCTTGGGGGTTTCCGGGCGGCCCAGATTATTCGAAGTGGTGCAGCGAGTCAAAGCGGTGAACGCGGAGCGGCAGCGCCTGGCTCCCGGCGGGGCATTTACGGGGGAGTCTATCGATCAGGTCATTCTGCACGCTTTGCCGGAGCTGGCTGTTGCCTATCTGGTTGCCCCGCCCCGGATGGCGCTGTATATGGAGTACAGCACCAGGATCTACGAAGTATATCTGAAATACGTGGCGCCGGAGGACATCCATGTCTATTCCATCGATGAAGTCTTCCTCGATGTCACGAACTATCTGGACACCTGCCGGCTGTCTCCGCGGGAGATGACCATGAGGATGATCCGGGATGTCCTGCAAACCACCGGCATTACGGCGACGGCAGGGATCGGGACCAATCTGTATCTTGCCAAGATCGCCATGGATATTCAGGCGAAGCATATTACTCCGGATGAGAATGGCGTCCGCATTGCGGAACTGGATGAGATGAGCTATCGCCGGCTTTTGTGGACCCATCGGCCCATTACCGACTTCTGGCGGGTCGGGCCGGGTTATGGGCGGAAGCTGGAGGCCAACGGACTCTATACCATGGGGGATGTGTCCCGATGCTCCGTCGGTAAACCCAACGATTATCACAATGAGGACCTGCTGTATCGCCTCTTTGGCATCAATGCGGAGCTGCTGATTGACCACGCCTGGGGCTGGGAGCCGTGTACCATCGCCGATATTAAGGCGTACAGGCCGGGTTCGAACAGCATGGGCTCCGGCCAGGTTCTTCAATCGCCCTACCCGGCGGAGAAAGCCAGGCTGATCCTGCGGGAGATGACGGACCTCTTGGTGCTGGATCTGGTGGACAAGGGGTTGGTCACGGACCAGATGGTGCTGACCATCGGCTATGACATAGAAAATCTGACAAATCCCGAGATCAGCCGGTCCTACCGCGGTGAGATCACCACGGATCGTTACGGGCGCAGGACGCCTAAGAATGCTCATGGCTCAACCAATCTTGGACGCCAGACGTCCTCGACGAAAGGAATTATGGACGCGGTCATGGCACTGTTTGATCGGATCGTGGATCCCAACCTCCTGGTCCGACGAGTCTATATCACGGCCAACCATGTAACAAAAGAACGTCCCGCTCAGCCGGCCGAAACCTACCAGCAAATGGATCTGTTTACCGACTATGATGCGCTCCAGGCAAAGCAGGCGGAAGAAGCCGAAAAGCTGGCGCGAGAAAAACGAATGCAGGAAGCCGTCATCGGGATTCAGAAAAAATACGGCAAAAATGCTGTGATCAAGGGAATGAACCTGGAGGAAGACGCCACAACCATTTCCCGCAACCAGCAGATCGGAGGACACAAAGCATGA
- a CDS encoding ABC transporter ATP-binding protein, with product MSFIKLEDVRKVYPMGEVTITALDGVDFEIEKGEVCIIVGASGAGKTTVLNILGGMDSADSGLVEVDRKDISKYNGRALTDYRRYDIGFVFQFYNLVQNLTTVENVELATEITKNPMDPEVALELVGLGHRTQNFPSQLSGGEQQRVAIARAIAKNPKLLLCDEPTGALDYNTGKAILKLLQDLSRENHMTVVIITHNGALVDMADRVIRMKSGKVLEHYINESPKPVDEIEW from the coding sequence ATGAGTTTTATTAAATTAGAAGACGTTCGGAAGGTCTACCCCATGGGGGAAGTCACCATTACCGCTCTGGACGGCGTAGATTTTGAAATCGAGAAGGGCGAGGTCTGCATCATCGTCGGTGCTTCCGGCGCGGGCAAGACGACGGTGCTCAATATCCTGGGCGGAATGGATTCGGCGGACTCCGGTCTGGTGGAAGTGGACCGCAAGGACATCTCCAAGTACAACGGACGCGCCCTGACGGACTACCGGCGCTATGACATCGGCTTTGTCTTCCAGTTCTACAACCTGGTCCAGAATCTGACGACGGTGGAAAATGTCGAACTGGCCACCGAGATCACGAAGAATCCCATGGATCCGGAAGTGGCCCTGGAACTGGTTGGTCTGGGTCACCGGACCCAGAACTTCCCGTCGCAGCTCTCCGGCGGAGAGCAGCAGCGGGTGGCCATTGCCCGAGCCATTGCCAAGAATCCCAAGCTGCTCCTGTGCGATGAACCCACCGGCGCGCTGGATTACAATACCGGCAAGGCCATTTTGAAGCTGCTGCAGGATCTCTCCCGCGAAAACCATATGACCGTGGTCATCATCACCCACAACGGCGCCCTGGTGGACATGGCGGACCGGGTCATCCGGATGAAGAGCGGCAAGGTGCTGGAGCATTACATCAACGAGTCCCCCAAACCGGTGGACGAGATCGAGTGGTGA
- a CDS encoding aromatic ring-hydroxylating dioxygenase subunit alpha, translating to MRQRKEFWEVRVMIPNQWYAILPASNVKPGQIVGVRRLNLELAVFRSKTGKLGCVVDQCTHRGAALRLGKVKDDCIQCPFHGLRFDPQGKCRLIPANGKASRADLSRYNLRHYPVRENHGIIYLWYGDPEQASPDLPFFDREIDESFSYSEIEDHWNAHYSRCIENQLDVVHLPFVHHNTIGRGNKTLVHGPKVVWEKGILTTSANNEADHGQLPRSPEDSVIKETYLSFRFPNLWLNHISDQMKVMIYFAPVDDENTVLYIRFYCKLANARPLNSMIAYLGKFGNRMVERQDRRVVITQKPKASSLKSREKLLQGDGPIIKYRKIREELNQAGSPDQSQRTESGAVEIR from the coding sequence ATGCGGCAGAGAAAAGAATTCTGGGAGGTGCGTGTAATGATCCCCAATCAATGGTATGCCATACTTCCAGCCAGTAATGTCAAACCGGGACAGATCGTCGGAGTCAGGCGGTTGAATCTGGAACTGGCTGTGTTCAGAAGTAAAACAGGGAAATTGGGCTGTGTTGTGGACCAGTGCACGCATCGGGGAGCGGCGCTGCGTCTGGGGAAGGTCAAGGATGACTGTATCCAGTGTCCGTTTCATGGTCTGCGGTTTGATCCTCAGGGCAAGTGCCGGCTCATTCCTGCCAACGGAAAAGCGTCCCGGGCGGACCTCAGCCGCTACAATCTCCGACATTACCCGGTGAGAGAAAACCACGGCATCATCTATCTCTGGTACGGAGATCCGGAACAAGCATCACCGGATCTGCCCTTCTTTGACCGGGAGATCGACGAGTCCTTCTCTTACAGTGAAATCGAAGACCATTGGAACGCCCATTATTCCCGATGCATTGAAAACCAGCTGGATGTAGTGCACCTGCCGTTTGTCCACCACAACACCATCGGCCGGGGCAACAAGACGCTGGTCCATGGCCCTAAAGTTGTGTGGGAGAAAGGGATCCTTACCACCAGCGCCAATAACGAAGCGGATCATGGGCAATTGCCCAGGTCACCCGAAGACAGTGTGATCAAGGAAACGTATCTGAGCTTCCGGTTTCCCAACTTGTGGCTGAATCACATCAGTGATCAGATGAAAGTAATGATCTATTTCGCACCGGTGGATGACGAAAATACCGTCCTGTATATCCGGTTCTACTGCAAGCTGGCAAATGCCAGGCCGCTGAACAGCATGATTGCCTACCTGGGCAAGTTCGGAAACCGGATGGTCGAGCGCCAGGACCGACGGGTAGTCATCACCCAGAAGCCAAAGGCGTCTTCGCTGAAGTCGCGCGAAAAGCTGCTGCAGGGCGACGGTCCCATTATTAAATACCGAAAGATCAGAGAGGAACTGAACCAGGCAGGTTCGCCGGATCAGTCGCAGAGAACAGAATCAGGTGCAGTTGAAATCAGATAA
- a CDS encoding TetR/AcrR family transcriptional regulator, with product MEDKLTKRQKQALETKQRIYESAVELFVHFPYDQVKIMDICEKAGVSVGVFYHYFPSKGHVFNEGYTNFDKELRTYLAQVEADPIRIIELAVQKYLETNMKKGAAYRSVFLKNQLEIKDSQAIRSVVKNVLSESIDSAVEGGYLEGNGPDIACQLVRALRGFIFEWAMQDGSFHLAEEGIEVARILLNHYRTAKPIPPAR from the coding sequence ATGGAAGATAAATTAACGAAAAGACAGAAACAGGCTTTGGAGACAAAGCAGCGAATTTATGAGAGCGCGGTGGAGCTTTTTGTCCACTTTCCCTATGACCAGGTCAAGATCATGGATATCTGCGAAAAGGCCGGCGTCAGTGTCGGTGTGTTCTATCATTACTTCCCCAGTAAAGGACATGTCTTCAACGAAGGCTACACAAATTTCGACAAAGAGCTCCGTACCTATCTGGCCCAGGTCGAGGCAGATCCCATCCGGATCATTGAACTGGCCGTTCAAAAATATCTGGAAACCAATATGAAAAAAGGGGCAGCCTACCGCAGCGTGTTCCTGAAAAATCAGCTGGAGATCAAGGATTCCCAGGCAATCCGCAGCGTCGTGAAAAACGTCCTGAGCGAATCCATCGACAGTGCGGTGGAAGGCGGGTACCTCGAAGGAAACGGACCGGACATCGCCTGCCAGCTGGTACGGGCACTTCGCGGCTTTATCTTTGAATGGGCCATGCAGGACGGGTCCTTCCATCTGGCAGAGGAAGGCATTGAAGTTGCACGAATTCTCCTGAACCATTACCGGACTGCCAAACCGATCCCGCCTGCTCGATAA
- a CDS encoding MFS transporter translates to MKALLKSNIFYGWFIVGAAFFIMALGWGSVYNASSIFIQPITKELGFTRSEFNVTLTIKAVCLLVVSLLAGKIYSRFNIMKVMKVFSVTLVLSFYLYSFASTLLMFYAITIVVSTSLSLIAILPLSIILSNWFVKGRGSAIGMAFMGSGVGGMILSSLTGIWIQNYGWRVAYQFLTVLMAVFILPGVFLIIRTQPSHMGLKPYGITEESAETYRTAENEGIMLKDAFRSVIFWAVNLATVCLNIAINGLMLNVAPHLTDIGYSITFSANVVALIMGSLAIGKAAFGKLYDTIGLKATILIACMANIIALTGVIFSRSYIGLAVTVIFVGVGCAYGTIASSVLANDLFGKKDFNAIYGFLTAIGGVGSILNPIIYGFLYDNSGSYISSYLLSIVLCVVALFIFLAIFARKKPVPALN, encoded by the coding sequence GTGAAAGCACTCTTAAAGAGCAATATTTTTTACGGCTGGTTTATCGTTGGTGCCGCCTTTTTCATCATGGCGCTGGGATGGGGCAGCGTCTATAATGCTTCCAGTATTTTTATTCAACCCATCACAAAAGAACTGGGTTTCACCAGATCTGAATTCAATGTGACGCTGACCATCAAGGCGGTGTGTCTTTTGGTTGTTTCACTCCTGGCCGGTAAAATATACAGTCGGTTCAATATCATGAAAGTAATGAAAGTCTTCAGTGTCACCCTGGTACTCTCATTCTATCTGTATTCGTTTGCCAGCACGCTCCTGATGTTTTATGCCATCACTATAGTTGTCAGCACGTCCCTTTCACTGATTGCCATTCTCCCGTTATCCATCATTCTGAGCAACTGGTTTGTCAAGGGACGGGGCAGCGCCATCGGCATGGCTTTTATGGGAAGCGGAGTCGGGGGGATGATCTTGAGTTCGCTCACTGGGATCTGGATTCAGAATTACGGCTGGCGTGTCGCCTATCAGTTCCTCACTGTACTGATGGCTGTCTTTATTCTCCCCGGTGTATTCCTGATTATCCGCACTCAGCCCAGTCACATGGGGCTTAAGCCTTACGGAATAACCGAGGAAAGCGCTGAAACCTATCGGACGGCAGAGAATGAAGGAATTATGCTCAAGGATGCCTTCCGCTCCGTCATATTCTGGGCAGTCAACCTTGCCACGGTCTGCCTCAACATCGCCATCAACGGACTGATGCTCAATGTGGCGCCACACCTCACGGACATCGGCTACTCCATTACCTTCAGCGCCAACGTAGTAGCTCTCATTATGGGATCCCTGGCCATCGGTAAGGCTGCATTCGGAAAACTCTATGATACCATCGGACTTAAGGCGACCATTCTGATCGCCTGTATGGCGAATATTATTGCCCTGACGGGTGTGATTTTTTCCCGGAGCTACATCGGCCTGGCAGTTACGGTCATTTTTGTGGGCGTCGGCTGTGCCTATGGCACGATTGCCAGTTCTGTCCTTGCCAATGACCTGTTCGGCAAAAAAGACTTCAACGCGATATATGGATTTTTAACCGCCATTGGAGGAGTCGGCAGTATTCTGAATCCCATTATTTATGGATTCCTCTATGATAACAGCGGCAGTTATATCAGCAGTTACCTCCTGTCCATCGTACTGTGCGTCGTGGCTCTGTTCATTTTCCTTGCAATCTTTGCCAGGAAAAAACCCGTTCCTGCTCTGAATTGA